The following are encoded in a window of Streptomyces sp. SAT1 genomic DNA:
- a CDS encoding MmyB family transcriptional regulator: MAFQAGGQRPAPQPVPVRPEAQAYLQDYAVLLEAVSFPSFVVDHRWDVILANNAYTALFRGIGQHPSAMPGDNFLRFVLFHPDAGAVLGEHESRWCLPMLAQFAAAVESTGPDHGLQAIRRDIAQDPIMEAAYRHGLPHWIRAVGASATRSDGAVRPLLHPDPRWGATDCRVVEETPATLRDLGYSRLTLVLREARRPAPAPRRARRVRRPSGHLSVVPDSEV, from the coding sequence ATGGCATTTCAGGCAGGAGGGCAGCGGCCGGCGCCGCAGCCCGTTCCCGTCCGACCCGAGGCGCAGGCCTATCTTCAGGACTACGCCGTGCTGCTGGAGGCCGTCTCCTTTCCCTCCTTCGTCGTCGACCACCGCTGGGACGTGATCCTGGCCAACAACGCCTACACCGCGCTCTTCCGGGGCATAGGGCAGCACCCGTCGGCCATGCCGGGCGACAACTTCCTGCGCTTCGTGCTCTTCCACCCGGACGCCGGAGCGGTCCTCGGCGAGCACGAGTCCCGGTGGTGCCTGCCGATGCTGGCGCAGTTCGCGGCCGCCGTGGAGAGCACCGGCCCCGACCACGGACTTCAGGCCATCCGCCGGGACATCGCCCAGGACCCGATCATGGAGGCCGCCTACCGGCACGGCCTGCCGCACTGGATCCGCGCGGTCGGCGCCTCGGCCACCCGCTCGGACGGCGCCGTCCGTCCGCTGCTGCACCCCGACCCCCGCTGGGGTGCCACCGACTGCCGCGTGGTCGAGGAGACCCCGGCGACCCTGCGCGACCTCGGCTACTCCCGGCTGACCCTGGTCCTGCGCGAGGCACGCCGGCCCGCCCCGGCGCCCCGCCGGGCCCGTCGCGTCCGCCGCCCGTCCGGCCACCTCAGCGTGGTACCGGACTCCGAGGTCTGA
- a CDS encoding ABC transporter ATP-binding protein → MQGSAIRLRGLRKAFGRTTAVAGVDLEIADGAFFSLLGPSGSGKTTVLRLIAGFERPTAGTVALGGRDVTALAPFERDVHTVFQDYALFPHMTVEQNVAYALRIRKVPKARRLAQAREALDQVGLDGYGARRPGALSGGQRQRVALARALVGRPRVLLLDEPLGALDRELRERMQSELKALQREVGITFVLVTHDQTEALALSDRVAVLREGRVEQAGTPAEIYERPATAFVAGFVGASNLLRDAAARRILGTGGLHTVRPEKIRVRAEATGADGPGYVTATGTVAEVVYLGDSTRFLVDLDAGGRLTALQQNLENSAADVAAYRGTRVGLTWHRRHAVPVPDTR, encoded by the coding sequence ATGCAGGGAAGCGCGATCCGGTTGCGGGGCCTGCGCAAGGCGTTCGGGCGGACCACCGCGGTGGCCGGGGTCGACCTGGAGATCGCGGACGGCGCGTTCTTCTCCCTGCTCGGACCCTCGGGCTCGGGCAAGACCACGGTGCTGCGCCTGATCGCCGGTTTCGAGCGCCCCACCGCCGGAACCGTCGCCCTCGGCGGCCGGGACGTCACGGCCCTCGCCCCGTTCGAGCGGGACGTGCACACCGTCTTCCAGGACTACGCCCTCTTCCCGCACATGACGGTCGAACAGAACGTCGCCTACGCCCTCAGGATCCGCAAGGTGCCCAAGGCGCGGCGCCTGGCCCAGGCGCGCGAGGCGCTGGACCAGGTCGGCCTGGACGGCTACGGCGCCCGGCGCCCGGGGGCGCTCTCCGGCGGCCAGCGCCAGCGCGTCGCCCTCGCCCGCGCCCTGGTGGGCCGCCCCCGGGTGCTGCTCCTGGACGAACCGCTCGGCGCCCTCGACCGGGAGCTGCGGGAGCGGATGCAGAGCGAACTCAAGGCGCTCCAGCGCGAGGTGGGCATCACCTTCGTCCTCGTCACCCACGACCAGACCGAGGCACTTGCCCTCAGCGACCGGGTCGCCGTCCTCCGCGAGGGCCGCGTGGAACAGGCCGGCACCCCCGCCGAGATCTACGAACGGCCCGCGACCGCCTTCGTCGCGGGCTTCGTCGGCGCCTCCAACCTGCTCCGGGACGCGGCCGCCCGGCGGATCCTGGGCACCGGCGGCCTCCACACCGTCCGCCCGGAGAAGATCCGTGTCCGCGCCGAGGCCACCGGGGCGGACGGCCCCGGGTACGTCACGGCCACCGGCACCGTCGCCGAGGTCGTCTACCTCGGCGACTCCACCCGCTTCCTGGTCGACCTCGACGCGGGCGGCCGGCTCACCGCGCTCCAGCAGAACCTGGAGAACTCCGCCGCGGACGTCGCCGCCTACCGCGGCACCCGCGTCGGCCTGACCTGGCACCGCCGGCACGCGGTCCCGGTCCCCGACACCCGCTGA